In Actinoplanes derwentensis, the following proteins share a genomic window:
- a CDS encoding FMN reductase, which translates to MKQRKLVVISAGLSQPSSTRLLADQLSAAAVKSAGLLGVTLDVQVVELRDLAHEITDNMLTGFAPTSLKQAQEAVTAADALITVTPVFSASYSGLFKSFFDVLDKDALIDKPVLLAATAGTARHSLVLEHALRPLFSYLRAAILPTSVFAASDDWGANSVEGPLRGRIDRAAAELAREVERREAAVVADPFALTADFEDMFKNL; encoded by the coding sequence ATGAAGCAGCGCAAGCTCGTCGTGATCAGCGCGGGCCTGAGCCAGCCGTCGTCGACCCGCCTGCTCGCGGACCAGCTGTCCGCGGCGGCGGTGAAGTCCGCCGGACTGCTCGGCGTCACCCTCGACGTCCAGGTCGTGGAGTTGCGCGACCTGGCCCACGAGATCACCGACAACATGCTGACCGGGTTCGCTCCCACTTCCTTGAAGCAGGCGCAGGAAGCGGTCACCGCCGCCGATGCACTGATCACCGTGACCCCGGTGTTCTCGGCCAGCTACAGCGGACTGTTCAAATCGTTCTTCGACGTCCTCGACAAGGACGCCCTGATCGACAAGCCGGTCCTGCTCGCCGCGACCGCCGGCACCGCCCGCCACTCGCTGGTCCTGGAACACGCGCTGCGCCCGCTCTTCTCCTACCTGCGGGCGGCGATCCTGCCGACGTCGGTCTTCGCCGCCAGCGACGACTGGGGCGCCAACTCGGTCGAAGGCCCGCTGCGCGGCCGCATCGACCGGGCCGCCGCCGAACTGGCCCGCGAGGTCGAACGCCGCGAGGCCGCGGTGGTCGCCGACCCGTTCGCGCTCACCGCCGACTTCGAGGACATGTTCAAAAACCTCTGA
- a CDS encoding transcriptional regulator — MQDEDLVRAVIAAVSFGVMLAGHYIGDHWVQTSGQAFGKGLDVKDCDRNSALRHCAMHVASWTATTTIFLLAAGWWLRLPFEPGWLVAGIALNAVTHFIADLRTPLIRLGRLLGRGGYMDHVGVVRPGGAATSGPGTGLFELDQAWHIGWLAVSALVIAGPPV, encoded by the coding sequence ATGCAGGACGAGGATCTGGTCAGGGCGGTGATCGCCGCGGTCTCGTTCGGCGTGATGCTCGCCGGGCACTACATCGGTGACCACTGGGTGCAGACCAGCGGTCAGGCCTTCGGCAAGGGCCTGGACGTCAAGGACTGCGACCGGAACTCGGCATTGCGGCACTGCGCGATGCACGTCGCGTCCTGGACGGCGACGACCACGATCTTCCTGCTCGCGGCCGGGTGGTGGCTGCGGCTGCCGTTCGAACCGGGCTGGCTGGTGGCCGGTATCGCGCTGAACGCGGTCACTCACTTCATCGCCGACCTGCGTACCCCGCTGATCCGGCTGGGCCGGCTGCTGGGCCGCGGCGGCTACATGGACCACGTCGGGGTGGTCCGGCCCGGCGGGGCGGCGACCAGCGGGCCGGGCACCGGCCTGTTCGAACTCGACCAGGCGTGGCACATCGGCTGGCTGGCCGTCTCCGCACTGGTGATCGCCGGCCCGCCGGTGTGA
- a CDS encoding lamin tail domain-containing protein, translating into MRHAIGAFIAGAAVLAGSPALAAAEPDLRFHVSQYDSPGSDKRSPESLNAEWISLINTGRDPVKLEGWSVQEAQGRTYTFGAVKIPGKGGKVRLHTGHGVDTATDVYWNSGNYIWNNTGDQATLRDPDGKTRDLCGWGYRNGRTSVGC; encoded by the coding sequence ATGCGACATGCCATCGGTGCTTTCATCGCCGGCGCGGCGGTTCTGGCCGGTTCACCGGCCCTGGCCGCCGCCGAGCCGGATCTGCGTTTCCACGTCAGTCAGTACGACTCGCCGGGCAGTGACAAGCGGTCCCCGGAGAGTCTCAACGCCGAGTGGATCTCCCTGATCAACACCGGCCGAGACCCGGTCAAGCTGGAGGGCTGGTCGGTTCAGGAGGCCCAGGGCCGCACCTACACCTTCGGGGCGGTCAAGATCCCCGGCAAGGGCGGCAAGGTTCGGCTGCACACCGGGCACGGCGTCGACACCGCGACCGACGTGTACTGGAACAGCGGCAACTACATCTGGAACAACACCGGCGACCAGGCCACCCTGCGCGACCCGGACGGGAAGACCCGCGACCTGTGCGGATGGGGATATCGGAACGGGCGCACCAGCGTCGGCTGCTGA
- a CDS encoding LLM class flavin-dependent oxidoreductase: MQFGIFSVSDITTDPTTGRTPTEAQRIKDIVTIAKHAEEVGLDVFALGEHHNEPFFSSSPTTTLAYIAAQTSTLQLSTATTLITTNDPVKIAEDFAMLQHLADGRVDLTLGRGNTGPVYPWFGKDIRAGIPLAIENYALLNKLWREHTVDWQGKYRTPLQGFTSTPRPLDEVPPFVWHGSIRSPEIAEQAAYYGDGFFANHIFWPASHTQQMVQLYRQRFEHYGHGTADQAIVGLGGQVFLNKNSQQAVKQFRPYFDNAPVYGHGPSLEDFTSQTPLTVGSPQQVIDKTLGFREYVGDYQRQLFLLDHAGLPTKMVLEQLDLLGSEVVPVLRKEFAALKPAHVPDAPTHASLIAAKAAKDAKKEEVKA, translated from the coding sequence ATGCAGTTCGGAATCTTCAGCGTCAGCGACATCACGACGGACCCGACCACCGGCCGGACCCCCACCGAGGCGCAGCGCATCAAGGACATCGTCACCATCGCGAAACACGCGGAGGAGGTCGGCCTCGACGTCTTCGCGCTCGGTGAGCACCACAACGAGCCGTTCTTCTCGTCCTCGCCGACGACCACCCTGGCCTACATCGCCGCGCAGACCTCGACCCTGCAGCTCAGCACCGCGACCACGCTGATCACCACGAACGACCCGGTGAAGATCGCCGAGGACTTCGCGATGCTGCAGCACCTCGCCGACGGCCGCGTCGACCTGACCCTGGGCCGCGGCAACACCGGCCCGGTCTACCCGTGGTTCGGCAAGGACATCCGCGCCGGCATCCCCCTGGCGATCGAGAACTACGCCCTGCTGAACAAGCTGTGGCGCGAGCACACCGTCGACTGGCAGGGCAAGTACCGCACGCCGCTGCAGGGCTTCACCTCCACGCCGCGGCCGCTGGACGAGGTCCCGCCGTTCGTGTGGCACGGCTCGATCCGCAGCCCGGAGATCGCGGAGCAAGCCGCCTACTACGGTGACGGGTTCTTCGCCAACCACATCTTCTGGCCGGCGTCGCACACCCAGCAGATGGTCCAGCTCTACCGGCAGCGTTTCGAGCACTACGGCCACGGCACCGCCGACCAGGCGATCGTCGGCCTCGGTGGGCAGGTGTTCCTGAACAAGAACAGTCAGCAGGCGGTCAAGCAGTTCCGGCCCTACTTCGACAACGCCCCCGTCTACGGCCACGGCCCGTCGCTGGAGGACTTCACCTCGCAGACGCCGCTGACCGTCGGCAGCCCGCAGCAGGTCATCGACAAGACGCTCGGCTTCCGCGAGTACGTCGGCGACTACCAGCGCCAGCTGTTCCTGCTCGACCACGCCGGCCTGCCGACCAAGATGGTCCTCGAGCAGCTCGACCTGCTCGGGTCCGAGGTGGTCCCGGTGCTGCGCAAGGAGTTCGCGGCCCTCAAACCGGCGCACGTGCCGGACGCCCCGACGCACGCCTCCCTGATCGCCGCGAAGGCGGCCAAGGACGCGAAGAAAGAAGAAGTGAAGGCATGA
- a CDS encoding glycoside hydrolase family 16 protein produces the protein MSFLDDFSGTSLDPARWIDHYLPHWTTPDRSRARYDLDEQGLRLRIDADQPDWRPEDAPLRVSNIQTGNHDGTHRHRPDGLTVRTPTGTRLLWTPSAGNLDVTVSASRDDGCMLAAWLVGVENEDPRDSGEICVFEIDASAVHDDGTTARIGIKAHHDDRLRTDMTEVAVSIDASRPHTWSVTWGPDGTVIACEGATVGRFDQAPDYPLILMLDLFEIGPPTPEPSAYPKTARIHRVHAQDAKP, from the coding sequence GTGTCCTTTCTCGACGACTTCTCCGGCACGTCCCTCGACCCGGCCCGCTGGATCGACCACTACCTGCCGCACTGGACCACCCCGGACCGCTCCCGGGCCCGCTACGACCTGGACGAACAGGGCCTGCGGCTGCGCATCGACGCCGACCAGCCCGACTGGCGCCCCGAAGACGCCCCGCTGCGCGTCTCCAACATCCAGACCGGCAACCACGACGGCACCCACCGGCACCGCCCCGACGGCCTGACGGTGCGCACCCCGACCGGCACCCGGCTGCTGTGGACACCGAGCGCCGGAAACCTCGACGTGACCGTCAGCGCCAGCCGGGACGACGGCTGCATGCTGGCCGCCTGGCTGGTCGGCGTGGAGAACGAGGACCCGCGGGACAGCGGCGAGATCTGCGTCTTCGAAATCGACGCGTCAGCCGTGCACGACGACGGGACCACCGCCCGGATCGGCATCAAAGCCCACCACGACGACCGGCTGCGGACCGACATGACCGAGGTGGCCGTATCCATCGATGCCTCTCGCCCGCACACCTGGAGCGTGACCTGGGGCCCGGACGGCACCGTCATCGCCTGCGAAGGTGCCACGGTCGGCCGGTTCGACCAGGCGCCGGACTATCCGCTGATCCTGATGCTCGACCTGTTCGAGATCGGCCCGCCGACACCGGAGCCTTCGGCCTACCCGAAGACCGCCCGGATTCACCGCGTTCACGCTCAGGACGCCAAACCGTGA
- a CDS encoding RNA ligase family protein, whose amino-acid sequence MSDFDVRAVDLNALNSLTKYPSIPTYHELDPRNGGLLPQAVPFSGPVVGSEKVDGTNSRVVVLPDGSYLLGSREELLYAQGDLIGNPALGIVANLRALAETLAGTPGDAIRVYYLELYGGKIGGQAKQYSTRGATGWRLFDVAVVDDLDERLSWPLQQISAWREGGGQSWLTEQQLQAVGLELAPRLFTLDAADLPPDIEGMHAFLGEHLPRTLVALDESGLGGPEGIVLRSTDRAVIAKARFQDYARTLKRKAR is encoded by the coding sequence ATGTCCGATTTTGATGTCCGTGCGGTGGACCTGAACGCGCTGAACTCGCTCACCAAATACCCGTCGATCCCCACGTACCACGAACTCGACCCGCGCAACGGCGGCCTCCTGCCGCAGGCGGTGCCGTTCAGCGGTCCGGTGGTCGGGAGCGAGAAGGTCGACGGCACGAATTCGAGGGTTGTCGTGCTGCCGGACGGTTCCTACCTGCTCGGGTCGCGGGAGGAACTGCTCTACGCGCAGGGGGATCTGATCGGGAATCCGGCTCTCGGCATCGTGGCGAATCTGCGGGCGCTCGCCGAGACCCTGGCCGGGACACCCGGTGACGCGATCCGGGTCTACTACCTGGAGTTGTACGGCGGGAAGATCGGTGGCCAGGCCAAGCAGTACTCGACCCGGGGCGCGACCGGCTGGCGGCTGTTCGACGTGGCCGTGGTCGACGACCTCGACGAGCGTCTGAGCTGGCCGTTGCAGCAGATCTCGGCGTGGCGTGAGGGCGGCGGGCAGAGCTGGCTCACCGAACAGCAGTTGCAGGCGGTCGGGCTGGAGCTGGCGCCCCGGCTGTTCACCCTGGACGCCGCCGATCTGCCGCCGGACATCGAGGGCATGCACGCCTTCCTCGGCGAGCATCTGCCGCGGACTCTGGTGGCTCTCGACGAGTCGGGGCTCGGCGGGCCGGAAGGCATCGTGCTGCGGTCCACCGATCGGGCGGTGATCGCGAAGGCCCGCTTCCAGGACTACGCGCGGACTTTGAAGCGGAAGGCACGGTGA
- a CDS encoding ATP-binding protein: MATSDSPARGLGDALHLRILGPLEIRHGSGGAVALTGQQACLLALLLAREGRPVGVHELIDLIWFDGGVPASAMNILHKYVGVLRRVLEPALPARHTGSYLRRRGNGYLITADARTLDLAAFRAGVSTATNILAAGSPGAALDAYAQALDLWNGPAADGLICGPAAASVFAALNDELFDTCVAATQVALLMDQPQRVLRPLRLAAAAAPLHEAVQASLVVTLAAAGRQAEALSVFGTVRARLAEELGIDPGPALMAAHQRIVTAAPAPVAGPGTDTTIRAPGGHRLVGRAGELATLRRAVGAANAGRTGFVLLEGAAGSGKTRLLEEAVADAERSGALVAWGRSLDGAGSPSMWPWAQIAGALLETLPDRTRAERLGGEIGRIVTPGDSDPDVLRMPDEGTRFRLGEQIVALAGEVAAIRPVVLVLDDLQWADTGSLRLFGHLATRLPDRTALVGALRDRAPEPGSELVRLLAMASRVPGHRRIRLGPWSPGEVADFVRHEAGQDITAAAAQSIHTRTSGNPFFVRELTRLLADGGELTAEAASRAGVPATVRDIVRDRMADLDKEAGRLLHIAALLGRDVSLGLLAAAADLDPETCLARLDELVAPGLLEPGVAPSLSEPGAGDPFSFRFVHDLVRESVVETTTPLLATRLHLTIADALDRVVPSDGAVAERLAHHLRSAGPLADPARTTNALIRAGRHAATASALESAERHLRTAAAVARAAGLAAPELAALAQLTAVAGMRSGYHGPEPEMLRRAEHLARGLGLERQATEFLFARRAAHSQAAQLHHSGRLARRLLDQGRQSSDPVVRAYGLRAWGIHQWDIGHIGEAFRHLSQANQPLDDGLPGRTEQPLRHDLGLLSAGMLAETTALHGDLEAARTLLDRLEATAGDDPYAVTVRSGFAARIAAMAGDPRWARQAADQGIAEDPGFSYTFFGAYLRLARYWADAVTGRNPSAAAAGAQAVITRVLLDPPRSNLPTWYGLLAEMWLAAARPVEAAAALDRADEFLEQHGQRYAEGLLLLLRARLSQARGADDVTVRAEAEHARTVALRQEAHLFAQRASRFLADLDGVPAPGTPPCEDAGHGSA, from the coding sequence GTGGCGACCTCGGACTCTCCCGCACGGGGCCTGGGCGACGCCCTGCACCTGCGGATCCTCGGCCCGCTGGAGATCCGGCACGGCAGCGGCGGAGCAGTCGCCCTCACCGGGCAACAGGCGTGTCTGCTGGCTCTGCTGCTCGCCCGGGAGGGCCGGCCGGTCGGCGTTCACGAGTTGATCGATCTGATCTGGTTCGACGGCGGTGTCCCGGCCAGCGCCATGAACATCCTGCACAAATACGTCGGCGTGCTCAGGCGGGTGCTGGAGCCGGCACTCCCGGCCCGCCACACCGGGTCGTACCTGCGGCGCCGGGGCAACGGTTACCTGATCACGGCGGACGCGCGGACCCTGGACCTCGCCGCGTTCCGCGCCGGTGTCAGTACCGCCACCAACATTCTCGCGGCCGGTAGTCCGGGGGCTGCTCTGGACGCGTACGCCCAAGCGCTTGATCTTTGGAACGGCCCGGCGGCCGACGGGCTGATCTGCGGTCCGGCCGCGGCGTCGGTGTTCGCCGCGTTGAACGACGAACTGTTCGACACGTGTGTGGCCGCGACCCAGGTCGCGCTCCTGATGGACCAGCCGCAACGGGTGCTCCGGCCGCTGCGCCTGGCCGCCGCAGCAGCCCCGCTGCACGAGGCGGTGCAGGCGAGTCTCGTCGTCACGCTGGCCGCCGCCGGTAGGCAGGCCGAGGCGCTGTCGGTGTTCGGCACCGTCCGGGCTCGGCTGGCCGAGGAACTCGGCATCGACCCCGGACCGGCCCTGATGGCCGCGCACCAGCGGATCGTGACCGCCGCCCCGGCACCGGTCGCCGGGCCCGGCACGGACACGACCATCCGGGCGCCGGGGGGTCACCGGCTCGTCGGCCGGGCCGGTGAACTCGCGACACTGCGCCGGGCGGTGGGTGCGGCAAACGCCGGGCGCACCGGGTTCGTCCTGCTGGAAGGGGCGGCGGGAAGCGGAAAGACCCGGCTGCTCGAGGAGGCCGTCGCCGACGCCGAGCGGTCCGGGGCCCTGGTGGCCTGGGGACGCAGTCTCGACGGTGCCGGATCACCGTCGATGTGGCCCTGGGCGCAGATCGCCGGTGCGCTGCTCGAGACACTGCCGGACCGGACCCGCGCCGAACGGCTCGGCGGGGAGATCGGCCGCATCGTCACTCCGGGCGACAGCGACCCCGACGTGCTGCGGATGCCCGACGAGGGCACCCGGTTCCGCCTCGGTGAACAGATCGTCGCGCTGGCCGGCGAGGTCGCCGCGATCCGCCCGGTGGTCCTCGTCCTGGACGATCTGCAGTGGGCCGACACCGGGTCGCTGCGCCTGTTCGGTCATCTGGCGACCCGTCTGCCGGACCGCACGGCTCTTGTCGGTGCGCTCCGCGACCGCGCCCCGGAACCCGGTTCCGAACTGGTCCGGTTGCTGGCCATGGCGAGCCGGGTGCCCGGACATCGCCGGATCCGGCTCGGCCCGTGGAGTCCCGGCGAGGTGGCCGACTTCGTCCGTCACGAGGCCGGCCAGGACATCACGGCCGCCGCCGCACAGAGCATTCACACGCGGACGTCCGGAAATCCGTTCTTCGTCCGCGAACTGACCCGGCTGCTGGCCGACGGCGGCGAACTGACCGCCGAAGCCGCCTCGCGGGCGGGTGTGCCGGCCACCGTCCGGGACATCGTCCGCGACCGGATGGCCGACCTGGACAAGGAGGCCGGCCGCCTGCTGCACATCGCCGCACTCCTAGGCCGCGACGTCAGCCTCGGCCTGCTGGCCGCCGCGGCGGACCTCGACCCCGAGACCTGCCTCGCGCGCCTCGACGAACTGGTCGCTCCAGGACTGCTCGAACCCGGCGTCGCTCCGTCGCTGTCCGAACCCGGCGCCGGTGATCCGTTCTCGTTCCGGTTCGTGCACGACCTGGTCCGCGAATCGGTCGTCGAGACGACGACCCCGCTCCTGGCGACCCGGCTGCACCTGACGATCGCCGACGCGCTGGACCGGGTCGTCCCGAGCGACGGCGCCGTGGCCGAACGGCTCGCGCACCACCTGCGGTCCGCCGGTCCCCTGGCAGATCCGGCCCGCACCACGAACGCGCTGATCCGCGCCGGACGCCACGCGGCGACCGCGTCCGCTCTCGAATCCGCCGAGCGGCACCTGCGTACCGCCGCCGCGGTGGCCCGGGCAGCAGGCTTGGCCGCGCCGGAACTGGCCGCGCTCGCCCAGCTCACCGCGGTCGCCGGGATGCGTTCGGGCTACCACGGCCCGGAACCGGAGATGCTGCGGCGAGCCGAACATCTGGCCCGCGGCCTGGGCCTGGAACGGCAGGCCACCGAGTTCCTCTTCGCCCGCCGGGCCGCCCACTCACAGGCCGCGCAACTCCACCACAGCGGACGGCTCGCCCGCCGGCTGCTCGATCAGGGTCGGCAATCAAGCGATCCGGTGGTACGCGCCTACGGACTGCGGGCCTGGGGCATCCACCAGTGGGACATCGGCCACATCGGCGAGGCGTTCCGGCACCTCAGCCAGGCGAACCAGCCACTGGACGACGGCCTCCCCGGGCGCACCGAACAACCGCTGCGTCACGACCTCGGGCTGCTGTCGGCCGGCATGCTCGCCGAGACGACCGCCCTGCACGGTGACCTCGAAGCCGCCCGGACCCTGCTCGACCGGCTGGAGGCCACGGCCGGCGACGATCCGTACGCGGTCACCGTCCGGTCTGGTTTCGCCGCCCGGATCGCGGCGATGGCCGGCGACCCCCGGTGGGCCCGGCAGGCCGCCGACCAGGGCATAGCCGAAGACCCCGGGTTCTCCTACACCTTCTTCGGCGCCTACCTGCGCCTGGCCCGGTACTGGGCGGACGCCGTCACCGGCCGGAACCCGTCCGCAGCCGCGGCCGGAGCGCAAGCGGTCATCACCAGGGTGCTGCTCGACCCGCCACGCTCGAACCTGCCCACCTGGTACGGCCTGCTCGCCGAGATGTGGCTGGCCGCCGCCCGGCCGGTGGAGGCCGCCGCCGCCCTCGACCGGGCCGACGAGTTCCTGGAACAACACGGCCAGCGGTACGCCGAAGGGCTGCTCCTGCTGCTCCGGGCCCGGCTGTCACAGGCCCGCGGCGCCGACGACGTCACGGTCCGGGCCGAGGCCGAACACGCCCGGACCGTCGCCCTCCGGCAGGAGGCCCACCTGTTCGCCCAGCGAGCCAGCCGATTCCTCGCCGACCTGGACGGGGTTCCGGCGCCCGGGACTCCGCCCTGCGAGGATGCCGGCCATGGATCCGCTTGA